The following is a genomic window from Rhododendron vialii isolate Sample 1 chromosome 9a, ASM3025357v1.
cctctgtttttttttttttttttttgggtaaggtaaaACCAGCCTCTATTGCTGCCCTTATAAATATTTGCATAAGAGATCTACTTCAATTTTATAAACATACGCTGATAATTACAGCTATATTAATACACACTCCGTGTAATTAATTAAATATGTTGCACTTCTCAATGGTAAAGGTTATGCCTCAATGATTAAGGTATGTCTCTCAATGGTTAAATGTGCATACGGTATGCACGGTTACACCTATGTTATGCCTATTGTTACATCTCTCAATTGTTTTGGTTACGCCTTTCAATGATTTTAATTACGAGTGCATATTGTAAACACTTGTGTACCGTACAATATAAGACTTCTGTGGCAATTCTGCAAAATGGCCTCTGCGGGCCCTATAGTAGTGTCCAATACTATGCATAACAATTTACTATttttaaacatattttcatacaaaaataaataaatatttatattttttgaatatacCGTGCATGATCTGTGCACAAGAACATGCACGTAGCATTTCTGTTCACCTCCCAAGCCTTTTCCCCTTCCTGGTCTTCCAGCTCCTGTTCCGAAGCATAGAATAAAGAGGCTGGTGCCCAATATtttttaaactgtttttttttttaaatatttatttttaaaaaaatttcaaaaaattattctaaaaCACaatttaaaaactgttttttgtttaaaaaatagttttttcttcaaaaatgaaaacttttttttgaaagaaaattgattgagagagaggggttcTAGAAACCTTAAGTGAATGGAAAGGCTACTTGCAtgttttgtgcacagattgtgcacggTCTATTATTTTAGAGATGAGAAAAAAGTTAATCTTTAAACAGTTCTGTTATCATCATGTTAATGTTATGAATTAATGTCCATCTATGATCACTGAAACACTAAGATGAAAGAAGACGCAAACCTTTAATTTGGTAAATCACTGAACCAATGATCGAGAATAGAATGGTCTTTGTCTTTGATTTCGAcgtcttcttcttcgtctccGTCGCCGTTGCTATCTGATGAAATCATCATGCGGTTATATAAAAGTCCTTGTAAAGGAGGTAGCTTTGATTTATGTAACTGAGTGTCTGCATATGTTTTGTGAGTGGAGTATATATAGAACGACTGTAGCCTCCATTTGTTGTAAATCTCTTCTATATTCTTTAAATCACCTTAACTAAATCCTCGTTGGATTTTCTAATAAAGCGAGAAGATTTTTTTGTACAgtgacaaaagaattttattaagaTAACCAGAACGCGAAAGGAGGATATGAAATATAGAAACAGTCAGGTAAGGCGTATACTaactattttttccatttttcttagattagcttttaatttttgtatgcATGCATGTAATGATAGATAAatggtttgttttttcttttttgccaaaagttTAGGATTTCTATTGATAACGAAAAACTTACAATATAGGGCATATTCTTTCCGAGGGAGAAAATAGCCAAACAGACGGTTAAGCAATCTAAAGACCTATACCTCCAAACTTCATACACGCACATAAGAAGAGCCTCAGTGTAACACCACACACCAACTACTACATTTTACATAACCCATCTCACACACACTAACATCAAAAAGATTAAACGACGACACCCTTTGACGCTCCGTGAGGATGAGGAAGACTCCTGCAGGGGAGAGACACAGggacaaaacaaaccaaaataaataaaactaaaacaaaccccaacaaaatcaTACCCCAACAATCAACAAGATTGGATGCCAAGAGACCACGCCAACCATGCTGCTTCTGGAGAGAATGAAGAAGACGATCTGATGGTTAAGAGACtgctgaagaagaagaatgccGGCACCATCGCTGATCGTCACCATCACCGTAACATCCCACACCATCGCTGCAAACACCAGTTGATGTTGGCACCAAGTTTCAATGTAGAATAGATCTGGATTTGGGGGTTTCACCCAAACagagaaaacaaaccaaacaataagggagggggggggggggggggggggggggggggggtggaacCCCGCCGCCCCGATTAGGGTTGAAACCCTAGGGGGAGGGAGGAGAGGAGTGAAACTGCTGCGATgggttttactttcctagagagagagaggggggttttAAAGAAACTTTATTATGAGCACATGTTGTTTAGATAAATGGTTGAACTACTACATTTCTTATATTTACTTCATTCCTTAAATTCCAAAACAccttaaatttcaaaatctcaTCCACTTATAGAAGTTGCATTGGAAAAAGACAgaattcattaatctttgaaggggaaatacaaagattaaaccaACCGACAGCACAACAACGTACATCACTTGAGACCCAGAACACAAGGAAGGCAAGACACatgtcacgcccttgattttaaacataaaatataatattatttttccaaaattataaaATCATTGTCACCATACATTATATATGTTATACCCAAAAGATGCCCAAATTCGTTAATGAACCAACTCTTTTTGTCAAAATACACACATCGATAGGATCAAGGCCCAATATTCCACTAGTGTGAAAGGCTACGTGCATGttctatgcacagattgtgcacggTCTATCTTTTATTTGACATGAGAATAAGCTTACCTCAAACAATTCTAATATCATCATGTAAGTGTTATGAATTAATGACCATCTATGATCACTGAAACACTAAGATAAAAGAATCTAAATCCAAGATGAAAGAAGACGAAAACCTATAATATTGAAACAATGATCGAGAGTCTTTGTCTTTGATTTTGTCGCCTTCTTCTTCTATGTCGCCGTTGCTATCTGATGGAATCATGATACGGTTATAAACAAAACCTTTTAAAGGTGGAGGTTTTGATTTATGTAACTGTGTCCGCATATgttttgtgagtgtgtgtatatagAGCGACTGCAGCCTCCATTCAGTATAAATCTCTTCCAATTCTTTAAATCACCTTAACTAAATCCTCGTTGGATTTTCTAATAAAGCGAGaagatttttttgaacagcgacaAAAGAATTTTAGTAAAGAAACCAGAACGTGAAAAGAAGAAatgaaatatataaattttagtAAGGTAACCAAAACATGAAAAGAAGAAATGAAATATATAAATAGTCAGGTAAGGCGTCtactaaatattttttctagttttcttagattttcttttgattttcgtatgcttgcaTTGTAACGATAGATAAATGGAAGAATTATTACGTTTCTTATATTTACTTCATTccttaaattttaaaatctcaTCAATTTATAGAAGTTGCattggaaaaagataaaattcatcgcccaaaaaaattcattaatgttTGAAGGGGAATACAAAGTTTAAACCAACCGACAGCACAACAACGTACGTCACTCGATACCTAGAATACAAGAGAGGCAAGACACATAGcacaccctcgattttaaacataaaaatacatctttttcaaaattataaaatcatCGTCACCGTCCATCATATACGTTAGTTTGACTTGTTGGGTGTAGTTTGACTTGTTGGGTTTTGGGGGTGTCTTTTTTGGGTGTTGCTTTGGGTCTTAGGTGTCGGATGTCTTTGTGAGAGTGGAGtctttgttggtttcttgcctACCTTGAATTGTTATTATCTTTCTTTGGGTCCTTGTCGGCACATGATTGTTAGAGCTTGTTGTTTCCCCTTGTGGGttttctcttctccaacttGATGTTGTGTAggattcttttaatctttgtatatatacgttaataaattttttccttttcaaaaaaaaatatatactttattCCCAAAACATGCCCAAATTCGTTAATGAACCAAGTCTTTGTCAAAATAAACACATCAATAGGATCAAGGCTCAAAATAAACACATGATGCCTTATTATTCAGAGGTCCTAGAGCACCGTCACGTGATGCTCCACGGACCTCAACCACGTACTATACGTTCACGTGGAGTTCATACACATTAAGTTGTGAACCCATGTGAATGTAGTGTGGTGGCGGAGCTCTTTGAAATACCGCCACATATTCACGTGGAGTCCATTCATGAAGTCCATACATTAAGTAATAATTTTCCCTTTCCATGTGAAATCCTAATCCTTGTTTCCTCAAGCAATAGAACAAGAGGGAGTAATAAAGTGCTTTCCAATCCTTTCAATATACTAATCTCACAGACAGGCAAAACTAAACATctaaacaacatttttttttccaatttaaacTATTTAGTCCTCTTACATGGTGCAGAGTGCagacacaaacaaaaacacaacaatTAAAGACAATATTTGGAATTTCCAACCACATGAAAATTTCTCTTGCCCGTCACATCTTAAACTCCACCATATTTAAGTAATTTCTCTTAAACTCCATTTTTCCCACTCCCAAGAGTGAGCTTGAGGCTCACTTCAGCCTTGGACTCCACGGAATTATAAGTTCCTGCTTCAGATTTTTGACCTTTATACTCCTCCTCTAACAACCCCTTCGACATTGTTCGAGGGTCAGGAACGTCATTCAACATTAGTTTTCCCATCGTAATTGTAAGGTCTCATTTTTATTTGGCAAATCTCATGACAAAAACACATTGATTTGTATCCCCATTTATTGCGTTTTaattactttatttatttatttttagagtgtctgtttaggaagtggaaagaaataaaaaacattatGTAATTGAGTGTGGTAGAGGCTGCTTAGGAATTTAACATGGAAGGAAATGAATTTTCGAGAGGATTTCGTGCTTAATTATGCTATATCAAGAAAGGGAATCAAGAAAGGTAGAGATTGTCAAGGCAATTGGCTCATGGAAGGAAATTAATTGTCAAAGAAGTTTTCGTGCATATGGTAGCCATATTAGAAAAGGGAATGAAAGAATCACGTGTGGAGCAATATGGGAATGTTTTCCAGTCACAATGCTTGAGCAACTCAAAGACAGGTTATATACAGTGCTCGAGCAACCTTCCAGTTTTTTCCTAGCATCTATTTATATGCACGTCTTTTGGAATTTCGAGACTACCGAATAGATGAGTGCAATCTCTCTCTTGCTCCAAAACTGAGAAATGTCTAAGGGAGATTTTTAGTTTGTCTCTTGGAAAAAGATATGATTGTTTGATCATCAAACTTCGGGATTAATTCCAAGAGCCCTCTCCATACTTTGTGATTGCTAATCAAAGTGTTCTTCCGGTGGATTTCTGGTGGATTCCGTAGGTTATTGGAATGCTTGAGCGATTCAAGGCAGCGGCGGTCAAGCACTGGGTGTGGTGAACGAGTGATTCGGCAATCAACCTTGGTCAACCGAGAGCGATTCTAGGTTGTAAGTATATGTTTGTTTGTAACCGTACAATGAGTTATAGTGCATGatttccttcccgtggttttttttccgtttagggttttccacgtatattctGGTGTTTATCGTTTATTCTTCGTtcctattattt
Proteins encoded in this region:
- the LOC131301384 gene encoding uncharacterized protein LOC131301384; amino-acid sequence: MVWDVTVMVTISDGAGILLLQQSLNHQIVFFILSRSSMVGVVSWHPILLIVGIATATETKKKTSKSKTKTILFSIIGSVIYQIKGDKSTRTLMGLSSSMPMSPQPLQRHSESESSDALTT